The following are from one region of the Macaca thibetana thibetana isolate TM-01 chromosome 2, ASM2454274v1, whole genome shotgun sequence genome:
- the SLC26A6 gene encoding solute carrier family 26 member 6 isoform X2 → MGLADASGPRDTQALLSATQAVELRRRDYHMERPLLNQEHLEELGRWGSAPRTRQWRTWLQCSHARVRALLLQHLPVLVWLPRYPVRDWLLGDLLSGMSVAIMQLPQGLAYALLAGLPPVFGLYSSFYPVFIYFLFGTSRHISVGTFAVMSVMVGSVTESLAPQTLNDSTINETTRDAERVRVASTLSVLVGLFQVGLGLIHFGFLVTYLSEPLVRGYTTAAAVQVFVSQLKYVFGLHLSSHSGPLSLIYTVLEVCRKLPQSKVSTVVTAAVAGVVLLVVKLLNDKLRRQLPMPIPGELLMLIGATGISYGMGLKHIFGVDVVGNISAGLVPPVAPNTQLFSKLVGSAFTIAVVGFAIAISLGKIFALRHGYRVDSNQELVALGLSNLIGGIFQCFPVSCSMSRSLVQESTGGNSQVAGAISSLFILLIIVKLGELFRDLPKAVLAAIIIVNLKGMLRQLSDVCSFWKANRADLLIWLVTFAATILLNLDLGLMVSVIFSLLLVVVRTQMPHYSILGQVPDTDIYRDVAEYSEAKEVPGVKVFRSSATVYFANADFYSDALKQRCGVDVDFLISQKKKLLKKREQLKLKQLQKEKKLQKQAASSKGASVSINVNTSLEDMRSNNVEDCKVMVSPGDKMEDATANGQEDSKAPDGSTLKALGLPQPDFHSLILDLGALSFVDTVCLKSLKNIFHDFREIEVEVYMAACHSPVVSQLEAGHFFDASITKKHLFASVHDAVTFALQHPRPVPDSPVSVTRL, encoded by the exons ATGGGGCTGGCGGATGCGTCGGG ACCGAGGGACACGCAGGCACTGCTGTCTGCAACACAAGCAGTGGAGCTGCGGAGGCGAGACTACCACATGGAACGGCCGCTGCTGAACCAGGAGCATTTGGAGGAGCTGGGGCGCTGGGGCTCAGCACCTAGGACCCGCCAGTGGCGGACCTGGTTGCA GTGCTCCCATGCTCGGGTCCGTGCCCTTCTGCTCCAACACCTCCCAGTTTTGGTCTGGTTACCCCGGTATCCTGTGCGTGACTGGCTCCTAGGTGACCTTTTATCTGGCATGAGTGTGGCCATCATGCAGCTTCCACAGG GCTTGGCCTATGCCCTCCTGGCTGGATTGCCCCCCGTGTTCGGCCTCTATAGCTCCTTCTACCCCGTCTTCATCTACTTCCTGTTTGGCACTTCCCGGCACATCTCCGTGG GGACCTTTGCTGTCATGTCTGTGATGGTGGGCAGTGTGACAGAATCCCTGGCCCCGCAGACCTTGAACGACTCCACTATCAATGAGACAACCAGAGACGCTGAGCGGGTGCGGGTGGCTTCCACACTCAGTGTCCTGGTCGGCCTCTTCCAG GTGGGGCTGGGCCTGATCCACTTCGGCTTCCTGGTCACCTACCTGTCAGAGCCTCTTGTCCGAGGCTATACCACAGCTGCAGCTGTGCAGGTCTTCGTCTCACAGCTCAAGTATGTGTTTGGCCTCCATCTGAGCAGCCACTCTGGGCCACTGTCCCTCATCTAT ACAGTGCTGGAGGTCTGCCGGAAGCTGCCCCAGAGCAAGGTCAGCACGGTGGTCACTGCAGCTGTGGCTGGGGTTGTGCTCCTGGTGGTGAAGCTGTTGAATGACAAGCTGCGGCGGCAGCTGCCCATGCCGATACCCGGGGAGCTGCTCATG CTCATCGGGGCCACAGGCATCTCCTATGGCATGGGTCTGAAGCACATATTTGGGGTAGATGTCGTGGGCAACATCTCTGCAGG GCTGGTGCCCCCAGTGGCCCCCAACACCCAGCTGTTCTCAAAGCTCGTGGGCAGCGCCTTCACCATCGCTGTGGTTGGGTTCGCCATTGCCATCTCGCTGGGGAAGATCTTCGCCCTGAGGCATGGCTACCGGGTGGACAGCAACCAG GAGCTGGTGGCCCTGGGCCTCAGTAACCTCATTGGAGGCATCTTCCAGTGCTTCCCCGTGAGTTGCTCTATGTCTCGGAGCCTGGTACAGGAGAGCACCGGGGGCAACTCGCAG GTTGCTGGAGCCATCTCTTCCCTTTTCATCCTCCTCATCATTGTCAAACTTGGGGAACTCTTCCGTGACCTGCCCAAG GCGGTCCTGGCGGCCATCATCATTGTGAACTTGAAGGGCATGCTGCGGCAGCTCAGCGACGTGTGCTCCTTCTGGAAAGCCAATCGGGCAGATCTG CTCATCTGGCTGGTGACCTTCGCAGCCACCATCCTGCTGAACCTGGACCTTGGCCTGATGGTTTCGGTCATCTTCTCCCTACTGCTTGTGGTGGTCCGGACACAGAT GCCCCACTACTCTATCCTGGGGCAGGTGCCAGACACGGATATTTACAGAGATGTGGCAGAGTACTCAGAG GCCAAGGAAGTCCCGGGAGTGAAGGTCTTCCGCTCCTCGGCCACCGTGTACTTTGCCAACGCTGACTTCTACAGTGATGCGCTGAAGCAGAGG TGCGGTGTGGATGTCGACTTCCTCATCTCCCAGAAGAAGAAACTGCTCAAGAAGCGGGAGCAGCTGAAGCTGAAGCAACTGCAGAAAGAGAAGAAGCTTCAGAAACAG GCTGCCTCCTCCAAGGGCGCTTCAGTTTCCATTAACGTCAACACCAGCCTTGAAGACATGAGGAGCAACAACGTTGAGGACTGCAAGGTGATG GTGAGCCCAGGAGATAAGATGGAAGATGCAACAGCCAATGGTCAAGAAGACTCCAAGGCCCCAGATGGGTCCACACTGAAGGCCCTGGGCCTGCCTCAGCCAGACTTCCACAGCCTCATCCTGGACCTGGGTGCCCTCTCCTTCGTGGACACTGTGTGCCTCAAGAGCCTGAAGAAT ATTTTCCACGACTTCCGGGAGATCGAGGTAGAGGTGTACATGGCGGCCTGCCACA GCCCTGTGGTCAGCCAGCTTGAGGCCGGGCACTTCTTCGATGCATCCATCACCAAGAAGCATCTCTTTGCTTCTGTCCATGATGCTGTCACCTTTGCCCTCCAACACCCGAGGCCTGTCCCCGACAGCCCTGTTTCG GTCACCAGACTCTGA
- the SLC26A6 gene encoding solute carrier family 26 member 6 isoform X5: MSVMVGSVTESLAPQTLNDSTINETTRDAERVRVASTLSVLVGLFQVGLGLIHFGFLVTYLSEPLVRGYTTAAAVQVFVSQLKYVFGLHLSSHSGPLSLIYTVLEVCRKLPQSKVSTVVTAAVAGVVLLVVKLLNDKLRRQLPMPIPGELLMLIGATGISYGMGLKHIFGVDVVGNISAGLVPPVAPNTQLFSKLVGSAFTIAVVGFAIAISLGKIFALRHGYRVDSNQELVALGLSNLIGGIFQCFPVSCSMSRSLVQESTGGNSQVAGAISSLFILLIIVKLGELFRDLPKAVLAAIIIVNLKGMLRQLSDVCSFWKANRADLLIWLVTFAATILLNLDLGLMVSVIFSLLLVVVRTQMPHYSILGQVPDTDIYRDVAEYSEAKEVPGVKVFRSSATVYFANADFYSDALKQRCGVDVDFLISQKKKLLKKREQLKLKQLQKEKKLQKQAASSKGASVSINVNTSLEDMRSNNVEDCKVMQVSPGDKMEDATANGQEDSKAPDGSTLKALGLPQPDFHSLILDLGALSFVDTVCLKSLKNIFHDFREIEVEVYMAACHSPVVSQLEAGHFFDASITKKHLFASVHDAVTFALQHPRPVPDSPVSVTRL, encoded by the exons ATGTCTGTGATGGTGGGCAGTGTGACAGAATCCCTGGCCCCGCAGACCTTGAACGACTCCACTATCAATGAGACAACCAGAGACGCTGAGCGGGTGCGGGTGGCTTCCACACTCAGTGTCCTGGTCGGCCTCTTCCAG GTGGGGCTGGGCCTGATCCACTTCGGCTTCCTGGTCACCTACCTGTCAGAGCCTCTTGTCCGAGGCTATACCACAGCTGCAGCTGTGCAGGTCTTCGTCTCACAGCTCAAGTATGTGTTTGGCCTCCATCTGAGCAGCCACTCTGGGCCACTGTCCCTCATCTAT ACAGTGCTGGAGGTCTGCCGGAAGCTGCCCCAGAGCAAGGTCAGCACGGTGGTCACTGCAGCTGTGGCTGGGGTTGTGCTCCTGGTGGTGAAGCTGTTGAATGACAAGCTGCGGCGGCAGCTGCCCATGCCGATACCCGGGGAGCTGCTCATG CTCATCGGGGCCACAGGCATCTCCTATGGCATGGGTCTGAAGCACATATTTGGGGTAGATGTCGTGGGCAACATCTCTGCAGG GCTGGTGCCCCCAGTGGCCCCCAACACCCAGCTGTTCTCAAAGCTCGTGGGCAGCGCCTTCACCATCGCTGTGGTTGGGTTCGCCATTGCCATCTCGCTGGGGAAGATCTTCGCCCTGAGGCATGGCTACCGGGTGGACAGCAACCAG GAGCTGGTGGCCCTGGGCCTCAGTAACCTCATTGGAGGCATCTTCCAGTGCTTCCCCGTGAGTTGCTCTATGTCTCGGAGCCTGGTACAGGAGAGCACCGGGGGCAACTCGCAG GTTGCTGGAGCCATCTCTTCCCTTTTCATCCTCCTCATCATTGTCAAACTTGGGGAACTCTTCCGTGACCTGCCCAAG GCGGTCCTGGCGGCCATCATCATTGTGAACTTGAAGGGCATGCTGCGGCAGCTCAGCGACGTGTGCTCCTTCTGGAAAGCCAATCGGGCAGATCTG CTCATCTGGCTGGTGACCTTCGCAGCCACCATCCTGCTGAACCTGGACCTTGGCCTGATGGTTTCGGTCATCTTCTCCCTACTGCTTGTGGTGGTCCGGACACAGAT GCCCCACTACTCTATCCTGGGGCAGGTGCCAGACACGGATATTTACAGAGATGTGGCAGAGTACTCAGAG GCCAAGGAAGTCCCGGGAGTGAAGGTCTTCCGCTCCTCGGCCACCGTGTACTTTGCCAACGCTGACTTCTACAGTGATGCGCTGAAGCAGAGG TGCGGTGTGGATGTCGACTTCCTCATCTCCCAGAAGAAGAAACTGCTCAAGAAGCGGGAGCAGCTGAAGCTGAAGCAACTGCAGAAAGAGAAGAAGCTTCAGAAACAG GCTGCCTCCTCCAAGGGCGCTTCAGTTTCCATTAACGTCAACACCAGCCTTGAAGACATGAGGAGCAACAACGTTGAGGACTGCAAGGTGATG CAGGTGAGCCCAGGAGATAAGATGGAAGATGCAACAGCCAATGGTCAAGAAGACTCCAAGGCCCCAGATGGGTCCACACTGAAGGCCCTGGGCCTGCCTCAGCCAGACTTCCACAGCCTCATCCTGGACCTGGGTGCCCTCTCCTTCGTGGACACTGTGTGCCTCAAGAGCCTGAAGAAT ATTTTCCACGACTTCCGGGAGATCGAGGTAGAGGTGTACATGGCGGCCTGCCACA GCCCTGTGGTCAGCCAGCTTGAGGCCGGGCACTTCTTCGATGCATCCATCACCAAGAAGCATCTCTTTGCTTCTGTCCATGATGCTGTCACCTTTGCCCTCCAACACCCGAGGCCTGTCCCCGACAGCCCTGTTTCG GTCACCAGACTCTGA
- the SLC26A6 gene encoding solute carrier family 26 member 6 isoform X4, which translates to MGLADASGPRDTQALLSATQAVELRRRDYHMERPLLNQEHLEELGRWGSAPRTRQWRTWLQCSHARVRALLLQHLPVLVWLPRYPVRDWLLGDLLSGMSVAIMQLPQGLAYALLAGLPPVFGLYSSFYPVFIYFLFGTSRHISVGTFAVMSVMVGSVTESLAPQTLNDSTINETTRDAERVRVASTLSVLVGLFQVGLGLIHFGFLVTYLSEPLVRGYTTAAAVQVFVSQLKYVFGLHLSSHSGPLSLIYLIGATGISYGMGLKHIFGVDVVGNISAGLVPPVAPNTQLFSKLVGSAFTIAVVGFAIAISLGKIFALRHGYRVDSNQELVALGLSNLIGGIFQCFPVSCSMSRSLVQESTGGNSQVAGAISSLFILLIIVKLGELFRDLPKAVLAAIIIVNLKGMLRQLSDVCSFWKANRADLLIWLVTFAATILLNLDLGLMVSVIFSLLLVVVRTQMPHYSILGQVPDTDIYRDVAEYSEAKEVPGVKVFRSSATVYFANADFYSDALKQRCGVDVDFLISQKKKLLKKREQLKLKQLQKEKKLQKQAASSKGASVSINVNTSLEDMRSNNVEDCKVMQVSPGDKMEDATANGQEDSKAPDGSTLKALGLPQPDFHSLILDLGALSFVDTVCLKSLKNIFHDFREIEVEVYMAACHSPVVSQLEAGHFFDASITKKHLFASVHDAVTFALQHPRPVPDSPVSVTRL; encoded by the exons ATGGGGCTGGCGGATGCGTCGGG ACCGAGGGACACGCAGGCACTGCTGTCTGCAACACAAGCAGTGGAGCTGCGGAGGCGAGACTACCACATGGAACGGCCGCTGCTGAACCAGGAGCATTTGGAGGAGCTGGGGCGCTGGGGCTCAGCACCTAGGACCCGCCAGTGGCGGACCTGGTTGCA GTGCTCCCATGCTCGGGTCCGTGCCCTTCTGCTCCAACACCTCCCAGTTTTGGTCTGGTTACCCCGGTATCCTGTGCGTGACTGGCTCCTAGGTGACCTTTTATCTGGCATGAGTGTGGCCATCATGCAGCTTCCACAGG GCTTGGCCTATGCCCTCCTGGCTGGATTGCCCCCCGTGTTCGGCCTCTATAGCTCCTTCTACCCCGTCTTCATCTACTTCCTGTTTGGCACTTCCCGGCACATCTCCGTGG GGACCTTTGCTGTCATGTCTGTGATGGTGGGCAGTGTGACAGAATCCCTGGCCCCGCAGACCTTGAACGACTCCACTATCAATGAGACAACCAGAGACGCTGAGCGGGTGCGGGTGGCTTCCACACTCAGTGTCCTGGTCGGCCTCTTCCAG GTGGGGCTGGGCCTGATCCACTTCGGCTTCCTGGTCACCTACCTGTCAGAGCCTCTTGTCCGAGGCTATACCACAGCTGCAGCTGTGCAGGTCTTCGTCTCACAGCTCAAGTATGTGTTTGGCCTCCATCTGAGCAGCCACTCTGGGCCACTGTCCCTCATCTAT CTCATCGGGGCCACAGGCATCTCCTATGGCATGGGTCTGAAGCACATATTTGGGGTAGATGTCGTGGGCAACATCTCTGCAGG GCTGGTGCCCCCAGTGGCCCCCAACACCCAGCTGTTCTCAAAGCTCGTGGGCAGCGCCTTCACCATCGCTGTGGTTGGGTTCGCCATTGCCATCTCGCTGGGGAAGATCTTCGCCCTGAGGCATGGCTACCGGGTGGACAGCAACCAG GAGCTGGTGGCCCTGGGCCTCAGTAACCTCATTGGAGGCATCTTCCAGTGCTTCCCCGTGAGTTGCTCTATGTCTCGGAGCCTGGTACAGGAGAGCACCGGGGGCAACTCGCAG GTTGCTGGAGCCATCTCTTCCCTTTTCATCCTCCTCATCATTGTCAAACTTGGGGAACTCTTCCGTGACCTGCCCAAG GCGGTCCTGGCGGCCATCATCATTGTGAACTTGAAGGGCATGCTGCGGCAGCTCAGCGACGTGTGCTCCTTCTGGAAAGCCAATCGGGCAGATCTG CTCATCTGGCTGGTGACCTTCGCAGCCACCATCCTGCTGAACCTGGACCTTGGCCTGATGGTTTCGGTCATCTTCTCCCTACTGCTTGTGGTGGTCCGGACACAGAT GCCCCACTACTCTATCCTGGGGCAGGTGCCAGACACGGATATTTACAGAGATGTGGCAGAGTACTCAGAG GCCAAGGAAGTCCCGGGAGTGAAGGTCTTCCGCTCCTCGGCCACCGTGTACTTTGCCAACGCTGACTTCTACAGTGATGCGCTGAAGCAGAGG TGCGGTGTGGATGTCGACTTCCTCATCTCCCAGAAGAAGAAACTGCTCAAGAAGCGGGAGCAGCTGAAGCTGAAGCAACTGCAGAAAGAGAAGAAGCTTCAGAAACAG GCTGCCTCCTCCAAGGGCGCTTCAGTTTCCATTAACGTCAACACCAGCCTTGAAGACATGAGGAGCAACAACGTTGAGGACTGCAAGGTGATG CAGGTGAGCCCAGGAGATAAGATGGAAGATGCAACAGCCAATGGTCAAGAAGACTCCAAGGCCCCAGATGGGTCCACACTGAAGGCCCTGGGCCTGCCTCAGCCAGACTTCCACAGCCTCATCCTGGACCTGGGTGCCCTCTCCTTCGTGGACACTGTGTGCCTCAAGAGCCTGAAGAAT ATTTTCCACGACTTCCGGGAGATCGAGGTAGAGGTGTACATGGCGGCCTGCCACA GCCCTGTGGTCAGCCAGCTTGAGGCCGGGCACTTCTTCGATGCATCCATCACCAAGAAGCATCTCTTTGCTTCTGTCCATGATGCTGTCACCTTTGCCCTCCAACACCCGAGGCCTGTCCCCGACAGCCCTGTTTCG GTCACCAGACTCTGA
- the SLC26A6 gene encoding solute carrier family 26 member 6 isoform X1 translates to MGLADASGPRDTQALLSATQAVELRRRDYHMERPLLNQEHLEELGRWGSAPRTRQWRTWLQCSHARVRALLLQHLPVLVWLPRYPVRDWLLGDLLSGMSVAIMQLPQGLAYALLAGLPPVFGLYSSFYPVFIYFLFGTSRHISVGTFAVMSVMVGSVTESLAPQTLNDSTINETTRDAERVRVASTLSVLVGLFQVGLGLIHFGFLVTYLSEPLVRGYTTAAAVQVFVSQLKYVFGLHLSSHSGPLSLIYTVLEVCRKLPQSKVSTVVTAAVAGVVLLVVKLLNDKLRRQLPMPIPGELLMLIGATGISYGMGLKHIFGVDVVGNISAGLVPPVAPNTQLFSKLVGSAFTIAVVGFAIAISLGKIFALRHGYRVDSNQELVALGLSNLIGGIFQCFPVSCSMSRSLVQESTGGNSQVAGAISSLFILLIIVKLGELFRDLPKAVLAAIIIVNLKGMLRQLSDVCSFWKANRADLLIWLVTFAATILLNLDLGLMVSVIFSLLLVVVRTQMPHYSILGQVPDTDIYRDVAEYSEAKEVPGVKVFRSSATVYFANADFYSDALKQRCGVDVDFLISQKKKLLKKREQLKLKQLQKEKKLQKQAASSKGASVSINVNTSLEDMRSNNVEDCKVMQVSPGDKMEDATANGQEDSKAPDGSTLKALGLPQPDFHSLILDLGALSFVDTVCLKSLKNIFHDFREIEVEVYMAACHSPVVSQLEAGHFFDASITKKHLFASVHDAVTFALQHPRPVPDSPVSVTRL, encoded by the exons ATGGGGCTGGCGGATGCGTCGGG ACCGAGGGACACGCAGGCACTGCTGTCTGCAACACAAGCAGTGGAGCTGCGGAGGCGAGACTACCACATGGAACGGCCGCTGCTGAACCAGGAGCATTTGGAGGAGCTGGGGCGCTGGGGCTCAGCACCTAGGACCCGCCAGTGGCGGACCTGGTTGCA GTGCTCCCATGCTCGGGTCCGTGCCCTTCTGCTCCAACACCTCCCAGTTTTGGTCTGGTTACCCCGGTATCCTGTGCGTGACTGGCTCCTAGGTGACCTTTTATCTGGCATGAGTGTGGCCATCATGCAGCTTCCACAGG GCTTGGCCTATGCCCTCCTGGCTGGATTGCCCCCCGTGTTCGGCCTCTATAGCTCCTTCTACCCCGTCTTCATCTACTTCCTGTTTGGCACTTCCCGGCACATCTCCGTGG GGACCTTTGCTGTCATGTCTGTGATGGTGGGCAGTGTGACAGAATCCCTGGCCCCGCAGACCTTGAACGACTCCACTATCAATGAGACAACCAGAGACGCTGAGCGGGTGCGGGTGGCTTCCACACTCAGTGTCCTGGTCGGCCTCTTCCAG GTGGGGCTGGGCCTGATCCACTTCGGCTTCCTGGTCACCTACCTGTCAGAGCCTCTTGTCCGAGGCTATACCACAGCTGCAGCTGTGCAGGTCTTCGTCTCACAGCTCAAGTATGTGTTTGGCCTCCATCTGAGCAGCCACTCTGGGCCACTGTCCCTCATCTAT ACAGTGCTGGAGGTCTGCCGGAAGCTGCCCCAGAGCAAGGTCAGCACGGTGGTCACTGCAGCTGTGGCTGGGGTTGTGCTCCTGGTGGTGAAGCTGTTGAATGACAAGCTGCGGCGGCAGCTGCCCATGCCGATACCCGGGGAGCTGCTCATG CTCATCGGGGCCACAGGCATCTCCTATGGCATGGGTCTGAAGCACATATTTGGGGTAGATGTCGTGGGCAACATCTCTGCAGG GCTGGTGCCCCCAGTGGCCCCCAACACCCAGCTGTTCTCAAAGCTCGTGGGCAGCGCCTTCACCATCGCTGTGGTTGGGTTCGCCATTGCCATCTCGCTGGGGAAGATCTTCGCCCTGAGGCATGGCTACCGGGTGGACAGCAACCAG GAGCTGGTGGCCCTGGGCCTCAGTAACCTCATTGGAGGCATCTTCCAGTGCTTCCCCGTGAGTTGCTCTATGTCTCGGAGCCTGGTACAGGAGAGCACCGGGGGCAACTCGCAG GTTGCTGGAGCCATCTCTTCCCTTTTCATCCTCCTCATCATTGTCAAACTTGGGGAACTCTTCCGTGACCTGCCCAAG GCGGTCCTGGCGGCCATCATCATTGTGAACTTGAAGGGCATGCTGCGGCAGCTCAGCGACGTGTGCTCCTTCTGGAAAGCCAATCGGGCAGATCTG CTCATCTGGCTGGTGACCTTCGCAGCCACCATCCTGCTGAACCTGGACCTTGGCCTGATGGTTTCGGTCATCTTCTCCCTACTGCTTGTGGTGGTCCGGACACAGAT GCCCCACTACTCTATCCTGGGGCAGGTGCCAGACACGGATATTTACAGAGATGTGGCAGAGTACTCAGAG GCCAAGGAAGTCCCGGGAGTGAAGGTCTTCCGCTCCTCGGCCACCGTGTACTTTGCCAACGCTGACTTCTACAGTGATGCGCTGAAGCAGAGG TGCGGTGTGGATGTCGACTTCCTCATCTCCCAGAAGAAGAAACTGCTCAAGAAGCGGGAGCAGCTGAAGCTGAAGCAACTGCAGAAAGAGAAGAAGCTTCAGAAACAG GCTGCCTCCTCCAAGGGCGCTTCAGTTTCCATTAACGTCAACACCAGCCTTGAAGACATGAGGAGCAACAACGTTGAGGACTGCAAGGTGATG CAGGTGAGCCCAGGAGATAAGATGGAAGATGCAACAGCCAATGGTCAAGAAGACTCCAAGGCCCCAGATGGGTCCACACTGAAGGCCCTGGGCCTGCCTCAGCCAGACTTCCACAGCCTCATCCTGGACCTGGGTGCCCTCTCCTTCGTGGACACTGTGTGCCTCAAGAGCCTGAAGAAT ATTTTCCACGACTTCCGGGAGATCGAGGTAGAGGTGTACATGGCGGCCTGCCACA GCCCTGTGGTCAGCCAGCTTGAGGCCGGGCACTTCTTCGATGCATCCATCACCAAGAAGCATCTCTTTGCTTCTGTCCATGATGCTGTCACCTTTGCCCTCCAACACCCGAGGCCTGTCCCCGACAGCCCTGTTTCG GTCACCAGACTCTGA
- the SLC26A6 gene encoding solute carrier family 26 member 6 isoform X3, translated as MGLADASGPRDTQALLSATQAVELRRRDYHMERPLLNQEHLEELGRWGSAPRTRQWRTWLQCSHARVRALLLQHLPVLVWLPRYPVRDWLLGDLLSGMSVAIMQLPQGLAYALLAGLPPVFGLYSSFYPVFIYFLFGTSRHISVGTFAVMSVMVGSVTESLAPQTLNDSTINETTRDAERVRVASTLSVLVGLFQVGLGLIHFGFLVTYLSEPLVRGYTTAAAVQVFVSQLKYVFGLHLSSHSGPLSLIYTVLEVCRKLPQSKLIGATGISYGMGLKHIFGVDVVGNISAGLVPPVAPNTQLFSKLVGSAFTIAVVGFAIAISLGKIFALRHGYRVDSNQELVALGLSNLIGGIFQCFPVSCSMSRSLVQESTGGNSQVAGAISSLFILLIIVKLGELFRDLPKAVLAAIIIVNLKGMLRQLSDVCSFWKANRADLLIWLVTFAATILLNLDLGLMVSVIFSLLLVVVRTQMPHYSILGQVPDTDIYRDVAEYSEAKEVPGVKVFRSSATVYFANADFYSDALKQRCGVDVDFLISQKKKLLKKREQLKLKQLQKEKKLQKQAASSKGASVSINVNTSLEDMRSNNVEDCKVMQVSPGDKMEDATANGQEDSKAPDGSTLKALGLPQPDFHSLILDLGALSFVDTVCLKSLKNIFHDFREIEVEVYMAACHSPVVSQLEAGHFFDASITKKHLFASVHDAVTFALQHPRPVPDSPVSVTRL; from the exons ATGGGGCTGGCGGATGCGTCGGG ACCGAGGGACACGCAGGCACTGCTGTCTGCAACACAAGCAGTGGAGCTGCGGAGGCGAGACTACCACATGGAACGGCCGCTGCTGAACCAGGAGCATTTGGAGGAGCTGGGGCGCTGGGGCTCAGCACCTAGGACCCGCCAGTGGCGGACCTGGTTGCA GTGCTCCCATGCTCGGGTCCGTGCCCTTCTGCTCCAACACCTCCCAGTTTTGGTCTGGTTACCCCGGTATCCTGTGCGTGACTGGCTCCTAGGTGACCTTTTATCTGGCATGAGTGTGGCCATCATGCAGCTTCCACAGG GCTTGGCCTATGCCCTCCTGGCTGGATTGCCCCCCGTGTTCGGCCTCTATAGCTCCTTCTACCCCGTCTTCATCTACTTCCTGTTTGGCACTTCCCGGCACATCTCCGTGG GGACCTTTGCTGTCATGTCTGTGATGGTGGGCAGTGTGACAGAATCCCTGGCCCCGCAGACCTTGAACGACTCCACTATCAATGAGACAACCAGAGACGCTGAGCGGGTGCGGGTGGCTTCCACACTCAGTGTCCTGGTCGGCCTCTTCCAG GTGGGGCTGGGCCTGATCCACTTCGGCTTCCTGGTCACCTACCTGTCAGAGCCTCTTGTCCGAGGCTATACCACAGCTGCAGCTGTGCAGGTCTTCGTCTCACAGCTCAAGTATGTGTTTGGCCTCCATCTGAGCAGCCACTCTGGGCCACTGTCCCTCATCTAT ACAGTGCTGGAGGTCTGCCGGAAGCTGCCCCAGAGCAAG CTCATCGGGGCCACAGGCATCTCCTATGGCATGGGTCTGAAGCACATATTTGGGGTAGATGTCGTGGGCAACATCTCTGCAGG GCTGGTGCCCCCAGTGGCCCCCAACACCCAGCTGTTCTCAAAGCTCGTGGGCAGCGCCTTCACCATCGCTGTGGTTGGGTTCGCCATTGCCATCTCGCTGGGGAAGATCTTCGCCCTGAGGCATGGCTACCGGGTGGACAGCAACCAG GAGCTGGTGGCCCTGGGCCTCAGTAACCTCATTGGAGGCATCTTCCAGTGCTTCCCCGTGAGTTGCTCTATGTCTCGGAGCCTGGTACAGGAGAGCACCGGGGGCAACTCGCAG GTTGCTGGAGCCATCTCTTCCCTTTTCATCCTCCTCATCATTGTCAAACTTGGGGAACTCTTCCGTGACCTGCCCAAG GCGGTCCTGGCGGCCATCATCATTGTGAACTTGAAGGGCATGCTGCGGCAGCTCAGCGACGTGTGCTCCTTCTGGAAAGCCAATCGGGCAGATCTG CTCATCTGGCTGGTGACCTTCGCAGCCACCATCCTGCTGAACCTGGACCTTGGCCTGATGGTTTCGGTCATCTTCTCCCTACTGCTTGTGGTGGTCCGGACACAGAT GCCCCACTACTCTATCCTGGGGCAGGTGCCAGACACGGATATTTACAGAGATGTGGCAGAGTACTCAGAG GCCAAGGAAGTCCCGGGAGTGAAGGTCTTCCGCTCCTCGGCCACCGTGTACTTTGCCAACGCTGACTTCTACAGTGATGCGCTGAAGCAGAGG TGCGGTGTGGATGTCGACTTCCTCATCTCCCAGAAGAAGAAACTGCTCAAGAAGCGGGAGCAGCTGAAGCTGAAGCAACTGCAGAAAGAGAAGAAGCTTCAGAAACAG GCTGCCTCCTCCAAGGGCGCTTCAGTTTCCATTAACGTCAACACCAGCCTTGAAGACATGAGGAGCAACAACGTTGAGGACTGCAAGGTGATG CAGGTGAGCCCAGGAGATAAGATGGAAGATGCAACAGCCAATGGTCAAGAAGACTCCAAGGCCCCAGATGGGTCCACACTGAAGGCCCTGGGCCTGCCTCAGCCAGACTTCCACAGCCTCATCCTGGACCTGGGTGCCCTCTCCTTCGTGGACACTGTGTGCCTCAAGAGCCTGAAGAAT ATTTTCCACGACTTCCGGGAGATCGAGGTAGAGGTGTACATGGCGGCCTGCCACA GCCCTGTGGTCAGCCAGCTTGAGGCCGGGCACTTCTTCGATGCATCCATCACCAAGAAGCATCTCTTTGCTTCTGTCCATGATGCTGTCACCTTTGCCCTCCAACACCCGAGGCCTGTCCCCGACAGCCCTGTTTCG GTCACCAGACTCTGA